A region from the Silene latifolia isolate original U9 population chromosome 7, ASM4854445v1, whole genome shotgun sequence genome encodes:
- the LOC141592051 gene encoding uncharacterized protein LOC141592051: MAMLRRICSRILSAAANSEHPGAAAAASAGLRNPLEEFFEADRSADDDKRIVYGRSWKASELRLKSWDDLNKLWYVLLKEKNMLMSQRQMLNAQNLRFPNPERVSKVRKSMCRIKHVLTERAIEEPDARRSAEMKRMINSL, translated from the exons ATGGCGATGTTGAGAAGAATATGCAGTAGAATTCTTTCAGCAGCAGCTAATTCTGAACATCCTGGTGCCGCCGCTGCTGCTTCCGCGGGTTTGCGTAATCCTCTTGAGGAGTTCTTCGAGGCCGATCGCTCTGCTGATGATGATAAGCGCATTGTTTACG GACGAAGTTGGAAAGCCAGCGAATTGCGACTCAAATCTTGGGATGATCTCAATAAGCTttggtatgtacttttgaagGAGAAAAACATGCTGATGTCACAGCGTCAGATGCTCAACGCTCAGAACCTCCGGTTTCCCAATCCAGAACGAGTATCAAAG GTAAGGAAGTCCATGTGTCGGATCAAACATGTCTTGACAGAGAGGGCCATTGAGGAGCCAGATGCACGCAGATCTGCCGAGATGAAAAGGATGATTAATTCCCTATAA